The Toxorhynchites rutilus septentrionalis strain SRP chromosome 3, ASM2978413v1, whole genome shotgun sequence genome includes a region encoding these proteins:
- the LOC129776027 gene encoding uncharacterized protein LOC129776027, which yields MPPVISAAKKAPSLKLLIARLNDVQASFNDIWRFVEYYEENATVTDVDIRLEKVDELWEKFCDTLVEIRAHEDYLADEESYDKDRQEFSDRYYRAKSFLVDKSKKLQGPMGLEQSVRMNDSVVYGIDRVRLPQISLPSFNGDIDEWLSFRDLFTSLIHHKTELPEVDKFHYLKGCLQGEPKSLIDPLKITRANYQIAWDMLLKRFDNSKQLRKRQVQSLFKLPTLTKESVSELHILLEGFERVVKNLDQVIEPEDYKDLLLVHILTARLDPVTRRGWEEFSTSKEQDTLSDLTDFIRRRVQMLESLPSKSVDVKGPNPLQQFSKPRTAFTKTNYSSMQSVEGRCVACKGEHLLYQCQLFHRLEVAERDSLLRTHSLCRNCFRVGHQAKDCKSKFSCRKCQGRHHTLVCFKTEREGFMKGTVVAKGKESGSKASTSTQTANVSTKTVCTTQQFSSQVLLATAVVLMVDDSGQVFPARALLDSGSESNFISERLSQRMCVSRERVDISVLGIGEAATEVKYRIRAMVRSRVSEYSRDMDFLILSKVTVNLPTLTVNTEGWSIPNGVELADPAFFQSKGVDVVLGIEAFFEFFGTGRKITLGERLPALNESVFGWVVCGGLLVPSQSIQVNCNISASGNLESLVARFWEYEEIGVSNYYSPEETRCAEHFERTVQRGIDGRFTVTLPKDEGVLRRLGKSKEIALRRLQGTERRLLRDTLLRDQYLAFMQEYLQLGHMRRVDKVSDEVQRCYLPHHPVVKETSTTTKLRVVFDASCKTSTGVSLNDGLLVGPVIQEDLRSIILRCRTKQIMLVADVEKMFRQINICQRDKPLQSILWRSSPDDEPETYELGTVTYGTKPAPFLATRTLKQLAMEEVSRFPLAAKAVCEDTYMDDIITGADAADLAIELRMQLDKMMSAGGFHLRKWASSSQLVLEGIKEENLAIRDLEGINLDPDPSVKTLGLTWLPKTDTLKFQFNIPLPITTTALSKRQILSVIATLFDPLGLLGVTITRAKIFMQMLWTLKDEKDERMNWDTPVPSTVGEIWRSYHRQLSLLNEIRIERCVIIPDPILVEIHCFSDASEKAYGACVYIKSMDSSGSIRVRLLSSKSRVAPLKSQSIPRLELCGALLAVLLFEKIHDSTRISAQTYFWTDSTCVLHWIASSPSNWNVFVANRVAKIQTLSEGCHWRHVAGVDNPADLISRGISPEDVIGNTIWWQGPAWLEKGPDYWPTFPENLVADEGDEERRRVISTNVASEKVDSNDWYFAKFGAFVDLIRRTAYWLRLIKLLREPKNTRKDTTFLSTSELKEAERLLISKVQQECFYPEWRTLSKGETIPRKSPLRWYNPYISTDGLIRVGGRLKHSKESEDKKHPIVLPARHHFTRLIIRHYHEKLLHAGPQLLLGAIRLRYWPLGGRNLARYTVHHCQKCYRSKPSAIQQFMGELPSARVTVSRPFSRTGVDYFGPLYLGLAPRRPAVKAYVAIFVCMCTKAVHLELVSDLSTDRFLQALRRFISRRGMCTDIYSDNGTNFIGARNKLREVLKLLRDSSHRNQVYKECSNQGIQWHFNPPSAPHFGGLWEAAVRSAKNHLLKVLGESVATPEDMSTLLVQVEGCLNSRPLTQMSEDPNDLEPLTPAHFLIGTSLQAIPEENVETMPTNRLNYWQLIQKRLQDFWKRWRRDYLAQLQGRMKRWKPPVDIVVGRLVIIQDDNQPPMRWKMGRIMEVHPGDDGIVRVVTLKTSAGRLKRPVEKLCVLPIEEPSN from the coding sequence ATGCCGCCAGTAATATCCGCTGCTAAGAAGGCTCCTTCGCTGAAGCTGCTCATAGCGAGGTTGAACGATGTCCAGGCTTCTTTCAACGACATCTGGCGTTTCGTGGAATACTACGAAGAAAATGCAACTGTTACAGATGTTGACATTCGGTTAGAGAAGGTAGATGAGCTATGGGAGAAGTTTTGTGATACATTGGTAGAGATTAGGGCACATGAAGATTATCTCGCGGATGAGGAATCGTACGATAAGGACCGACAGGAATTTAGTGATAGGTATTATCGAGCCAAATCATTCCTCGTAGATAAATCTAAGAAGCTGCAGGGTCCAATGGGGCTGGAACAGTCTGTTCGAATGAACGATTCAGTGGTTTATGGTATTGATCGCGTGCGTCTCCCTCAAATAAGTTTACCTTCATTCAATGGGGACATAGATGAGTGGCTGAGTTTCCGAGATCTATTCACTTCACTCATCCACCATAAAACGGAGTTACCAGAGGTGGACAAGTTCCACTACCTCAAGGGTTGTCTTCAGGGGGAACCGAAAAGCCTGATAGATCCGCTGAAAATTACAAGGGCCAATTATCAAATTGCCTGGGATATGTTGTTGAAGCGTTTTGATAACAGTAAACAGTTGAGGAAACGTCAAGTACAATCGCTATTTAAGCTTCCAACATTAACCAAGGAATCAGTCAGCGAACTTCACATCTTGTTAGAGGGATTCGAGAGGGTCGTGAAAAATTTAGATCAAGTCATAGAACCGGAGGACTATAAGGATCTACTGCTTGTCCACATACTTACAGCACGACTTGACCCGGTAACACGCAGAGGCTGGGAGGAATTCTCTACGTCCAAGGAGCAAGATACATTGTCCGACTTAACGGACTTCATTCGGCGACGTGTTCAAATGCTTGAATCTCTTCCCAGCAAATCCGTTGATGTTAAAGGACCAAACCCACTCCAACAGTTTTCGAAACCGAGAACAGCGTTTACGAAAACCAATTATAGCAGCATGCAGAGTGTCGAAGGGCGTTGTGTGGCCTGTAAGGGCGAGCATCTATTGTACCAATGTCAATTGTTTCATCGGCTAGAGGTAGCGGAAAGAGACTCACTTTTAAGGACCCATTCGCTTTGCCGCAATTGTTTTCGGGTAGGACATCAGGCGAAGGATTGTAAATCCAAGTTTTCCTGTCGAAAATGCCAGGGTCGACACCATACATTGGTATGCTTCAAGACAGAAAGGGAAGGCTTCATGAAGGGTACGGTGGTTGCAAAGGGCAAGGAATCTGGATCAAAGGCATCAACTTCAACCCAAACAGCAAATGTGTCAACCAAAACCGTTTGCACAACGCAGCAGTTCTCTTCTCAGGTGTTACTGGCTACTGCTGTTGTCTTGATGGTGGATGATAGTGGTCAGGTGTTCCCCGCTCGTGCTTTATTGGATTCAGGTTCCGAGAGTAATTTTATATCAGAACGGCTGAGTCAGCGGATGTGTGTCAGCCGAGAAAGAGTGGATATATCGGTTCTAGGAATAGGTGAAGCAGCTACAGAAGTCAAATACCGAATTCGGGCGATGGTACGGTCGCGAGTGTCCGAATACTCGAGGGACATGGATTTTTTAATTCTGTCGAAGGTCACAGTGAATCTTCCGACTTTAACGGTTAATACGGAAGGGTGGTCGATTCCAAACGGTGTTGAGCTGGCTGATCCTGCATTCTTCCAATCGAAAGGAGTGGACGTTGTCTTGGGCATCGAAGCATTCTTCGAGTTTTTCGGAACTGGTAGAAAAATTACGTTAGGTGAGAGACTACCAGCGTTGAATGAATCAGTCTTCGGCTGGGTAGTGTGTGGAGGTTTGTTAGTACCGAGTCAATCAATTCAAGTCAACTGCAACATATCTGCATCAGGAAACTTGGAGTCATTGGTCGCAAGATTCTGGGAATATGAAGAGATTGGAGTATCAAACTATTATTCGCCGGAAGAAACTCGCTGTGCAGAACATTTTGAACGAACGGTACAGCGTGGAATAGATGGCCGATTCACGGTGACATTGCCCAAGGATGAGGGTGTCCTTCGTAGATTAGGAAAATCGAAAGAAATCGCACTAAGACGTTTGCAGGGAACCGAACGAAGACTGTTGCGTGATACTCTACTACGTGATCAGTATTTGGCGTTCATGCAGGAGTACCTTCAGCTCGGTCACATGAGAAGGGTTGATAAGGTTTCTGATGAGGTTCAACGATGTTATCTACCTCATCACCCGGTAGTCAAGGAGACTAGCACTACCACAAAACTACGTGTTGTCTTTGATGCATCTTGTAAAACTTCGACAGGAGTATCATTAAATGACGGATTGCTGGTGGGGCCAGTGATTCAGGAAGATCTACGATCAATAATTCTTCGGTGTCGCACGAAGCAGATCATGCTCGTTGCCGATGTAGAGAAGATGTTCAGGCAAATAAACATCTGTCAAAGGGATAAACCACTGCAATCGATTCTCTGGCGATCTTCTCCCGACGACGAGCCAGAGACCTACGAGCTGGGCACGGTCACGTACGGCACTAAACCTGCACCATTTCTTGCTACTCGTACACTTAAGCAGCTTGCCATGGAAGAAGTCAGTCGTTTTCCTCTGGCAGCCAAGGCAGTTTGTGAGGATACCTACATGGACGATATCATTACCGGAGCGGATGCAGCGGATTTGGCCATCGAGTTGAGGATGCAGCTCGATAAAATGATGAGTGCTGGTGGGTTTCACCTCCGGAAGTGGGCGTCGAGTTCTCAATTAGTTTTAGAAGGAATCAAAGAGGAAAATTTAGCGATTCGAGACTTGGAGGGTATTAATTTGGACCCAGATCCGTCAGTGAAGACACTGGGCCTGACTTGGCTGCCGAAAACAGACACTTTAAAGTTTCAATTCAATATTCCGTTACCGATTACAACCACAGCACTATCTAAGCGACAAATCCTTTCGGTAATAGCTACGCTGTTCGACCCTTTGGGACTCCTGGGAGTTACTATTACAAGAGCCAAGATATTTATGCAAATGTTGTGGACgttgaaagatgaaaaggatGAAAGGATGAATTGGGATACCCCGGTACCTTCGACGGTGGGTGAGATCTGGCGCAGTTATCACCGACAGCTTTCACTACTAAATGAAATCCGGATTGAACGCTGTGTTATAATACCAGATCCAATTCTGGTCGAGATACATTGCTTCTCTGATGCGTCTGAGAAAGCATATGGAGCATGTGTATACATCAAGAGCATGGATTCGAGTGGAAGTATAAGAGTTAGGTTGCTATCGTCCAAATCAAGGGTTGCTCCATTAAAATCGCAGTCTATTCCGAGATTAGAGCTTTGTGGGGCACTTCTTGCGGTATTGTTATTCGAGAAGATTCATGATTCTACGAGGATATCAGctcaaacatatttttggacGGATTCGACGTGTGTTCTACATTGGATTGCATCTTCACCATCTAATTGGAATGTTTTCGTCGCCAATAGAGTCGCGAAAATTCAAACATTGTCCGAAGGTTGTCATTGGAGACACGTAGCAGGAGTTGACAATCCAGCAGATTTGATTTCTAGGGGGATATCCCCAGAAGACGTCATCGGCAATACAATTTGGTGGCAAGGTCCAGCATGGTTAGAGAAGGGTCCCGATTATTGGCCGACATTCCCGGAAAATTTAGTAGCTGACGAAGGTGATGAGGAAAGGCGCCGAGTCATATCAACCAACGTGGCTTCAGAAAAGGTGGACTCAAATGATTGGTATTTCGCGAAGTTTGGAGCTTTCGTCGATTTGATACGACGTACAGCTTATTGGCTACGATTGATAAAATTGCTTCGCGAACCCAAAAACACTCGTAAGGACACTACATTCCTATCCACAAGCGAGCTGAAAGAGGCAGAAAGATTGCTGATTTCGAAGGTTCAACAAGAATGTTTTTATCCGGAATGGAGAACCCTCTCTAAAGGTGAAACGATTCCACGCAAATCTCCGCTGCGCTGGTATAACCCATATATATCTACGGATGGATTGATAAGAGTTGGAGGACGATTAAAGCATTCTAAAGAATCCGAAGATAAGAAGCATCCAATTGTTTTGCCCGCTAGGCACCATTTTACGAGATTGATTataagacactatcatgagaaGTTGCTTCACGCAGGACCTCAACTGCTACTAGGAGCAATAAGACTCCGATATTGGCCATTAGGTGGAAGGAATCTCGCTCGCTACACTGTGCATCACTGCCAAAAGTGTTATCGATCAAAACCGTCTGCAATCCAGCAGTTCATGGGAGAGCTGCCATCGGCACGGGTCACCGTATCTCGTCCGTTCTCACGAACGGGCGTTGACTACTTCGGACCACTTTATCTAGGATTAGCCCCGCGACGACCAGCAGTGAAGGCCTATGTAGCGATCTTCGTTTGTATGTGTACCAAGGCAGTACACTTAGAGCTGGTGAGTGATTTATCTACCGACCGGTTTCTGCAAGCGCTGCGGAGATTTATCTCAAGGAGAGGGATGTGTACGGATATTTACTCCGACAATGGCACCAACTTCATCGGAGCTCGCAATAAACTTCgggaagtattgaaattgctgagAGATAGCAGCCACCGAAATCAAGTGTACAAGGAGTGTTCCAATCAAGGGATTCAATGGCACTTTAATCCACCTAGCGCGCCACACTTCGGAGGCTTGTGGGAGGCAGCCGTACGATCAGCAAAAAACCATTTATTGAAGGTTCTTGGTGAGAGTGTGGCGACTCCCGAGGATATGAGCACATTGCTCGTTCAAGTGGAAGGATGCCTTAATTCAAGACCGTTAACACAAATGTCTGAGGACCCGAATGACTTGGAACCGTTGACACCGGCCCATTTCCTCATAGGAACTTCTTTACAGGCGATTCCGGAAGAAAATGTGGAAACAATGCCCACTAATCGTTTGAATTATTGGCAGTTAATCCAGAAACGGCTACAAGACTTCTGGAAGAGATGGCGTAGAGATTATTTGGCCCAGCTGCAAGGAAGGATGAAGCGATGGAAACCACCTGTTGACATCGTAGTTGGTAGGTTGGTAATCATTCAAGACGACAATCAGCCCCCTATGCGGTGGAAAATGGGAAGAATTATGGAGGTACATCCTGGGGATGATGGAATTGTGCGGGTGGTGACACTTAAAACATCTGCAGGAAGATTGAAACGACCGGTGGAAAAATTATGCGTTTTGCCAATCGAAGAACCCAGCAATTAA